CGGCCCAGCACGGGCAGCTCCAGGGGCTTGTCCTTGTTAAGCCAGGAGGCCATCACCGTGAACATGACCCCGAAGAGGATGGGCCCCAGGAGGGTCATGCCCACCGCGCTCCACACCGAGCGGTGGTCGCGCAGGTGGTCGCGCATCTCCTTGCGAAACACCGTGGAGAGCAGCGACTTCATAGCATCAACCCCTGGTCACTGCCGATGATCGCCACGAACGCCTCCTCGAGGTTCTCCTTGCCCGTGCGCGCGCGCAGCTCGTCCGGGGTGCCATCCGCCACCACGCGGCCCCGCGCCACCACCACGATGCGGTCGCACAGCGCTGCCACCTCCTGCATCACGTGGCTGGAGAACACGATGCAGTGGCCCTGCTCGCGCAGGCGGCGGATGAGCGTGCGCACCGCGCGCGTGCTCATCACGTCCAGGCCGTTGGTGGGCTCGTCCAGCAGCACGTTGCGCGGCCCGTGCACGAGAGCGCGCGCCAGCGCCACCTTCATGCGCTCGCCCTGGCTGAAGCCCTCGGTGCGCCGGTCGGCGATGTCCTTCATGTCGAGCAGCTCCACCAGCTCGGCGATGCGCGTGTCGAGCGCCGCGCCGGACAGGCCGTGCAGCTCTCCGGCGTAGCGCACGTGCTCGCGCGCGGTGAGGCGCGGGTAGAGGCCGCGGGCGTCGGGCAGCACGCCCAGGACGCGGCGCACGTCCAGGGGGCGCTCGGCCACGTCCAGACCGTCCACCTTCACGCTGCCGCGGTCCGGGCGGATGAGCGAGTAGAGCATGCGCAGGGTGGTCGTCTTGCCCGCGCCGTTGGGCCCGAGCAATCCGGTCACCACGCCGTCCTCGGCGCGGAAGCTCACGTCCTCCACGGCCGTCACCGCGCCGAAGCGCTTGTGCAGGTTCGTCACGTCGATCATGGCACCGGCCCCGCGAAGGAGGTGAAGAAGGGAGGACGGGCCAGGCTCTCGCGGCACTTGGGCTCGAGTCCCTTCACGCTCCCGCGCGTCACGAAGTCCGACATCAGCGTGCGCGCACACCCGACGGTGTACGTTCCGTGGCCCACGCCGGGCAGCACCACGTGCAGGCTGTTGGACAACGTCTTCTTCGCGTCCTCGGCCCACTGGGGCGGCGTCACGGGATCCAGCTCGCCGGACATGAGCAGCACGGGCACGTCCGACGTCACCGGGTCGCGGTAGCCCGCGGGCACGCTGCCCCGAGGCCACAGCTCACAACTCCTGAGCGTGTCGCGCAGCTCGCGCTCACCCATCCAGGAGCCGCGCGCCTCGCGCACGATGGCCTCCTCGGTGATGAGGGGCGCGTCCTCGGAGCACACCACGGACAGGTGCATGCCCTGGCTCATGTTCTTCTCGAGGCTCCCGTGCATCGTGACGTAGAGGGCGACGAAGGGCCCCCAATCGCCCTGGGTGGCGCGGTCCACCACGAGCGGGAGCATGGCGGCCGTCTCGGGCTGGTAGAGCAGGGAGTGCAGCGCGCCCACGAAGGCCGTGCGGGTGAGGATCACCTCCTCGGGGGCGCCGGTGAGGGGGTGCTGCACGCGGGTCTTCAGGGGTTCGCGCGCGAGGCTCTCCAGGAGCGCGGTGAAGCGGCCACGCAGGTCCGGATAGCGATGCGAGCACGCCGCGTCCCGCTCGCAGCCCGTGAGCAGCAGATCCAACGAGCGCTGACCGTCGCGCGCGACGTAGAGGGGAAGCACGAGGGACATGGGCGCCACGCCATCGAGGATGACGGTGCGCACGTGCTCGGGGTGCTGGCGCAGGTACACGAGCGCGGCGCGCGTGCCATAGGACACGCCCCAGAGGTTGAGCTTGTCGTAGCCGAGCGCCGCACGCACCTCGTCCAGGTCATCCATGGCGATGGGCGTGGTGTACAGGCGCACGTCCGCGTCGTAGCGGGCGAGGCACGCGCGGAGCTCCTTCTCGTGGAAGGTGTCGTCGAACTGCTCGGTGAGCGGCGCGGTGGGGGGGACGGGATCGCACTCGAGAGGCCCGGAGTCACCGGTGCCGCGCTGGTCCACGAAGACGAGATCCCTCTGGCGTTGGATGCGCTCGAGCAGCGGCATCACCTGCCCGGCCAGCTTCGCGGCGCCCTGTCCGGGGCCACCGGCCAGGAGCACCAGCGGATCCGACAGGGGCGAGGAGGCGAGCGCGGGCACCACCACGACCTTCAAGGGCACCTTGCGCCCCTGCTTCGCCGCGCGGTCCTCCCACACCTCCAGGGTGCCGCACAGGGCCTGCCTTCCCACGCCCTCCAGGCGGCACGGAGCGAGTGGCAGCGTACGGTTCGACTCCCCGCCCGAGCCCCGGGAGCAGGCGGAGAGCGACAACAAGGCGCCGAGCAGGACGGACAACCAGCGGAATTCGCGCGGTCTCAAGGTGCTCAAGACTTACCATCGCCCCCCACCCCGGTGCACTGTCCCGGTGACGGCCCGCGCGAGGGGCGATTGAATGGCCCCGGCGCTCTTCCCGTCCGCCTCCCCAACCATGAAGACGAATCGAACCCTCCTCCTCCTCGCTGTCCTTGGCCTCTCGCTCGGCACCGGCTGCGCCGCGTTGCAGAAGATGGCCAAGAATGCCTTCAAGAAGCCCACCCTCACCTTCAAGACGGCGCGCCTGTCCCAGGCCTCGCTCTCCGACGCCACCGTCGACCTCGTCTACCAGCTCAACAACCCCAA
Above is a window of Cystobacter fuscus DNA encoding:
- a CDS encoding ATP-binding cassette domain-containing protein; translation: MIDVTNLHKRFGAVTAVEDVSFRAEDGVVTGLLGPNGAGKTTTLRMLYSLIRPDRGSVKVDGLDVAERPLDVRRVLGVLPDARGLYPRLTAREHVRYAGELHGLSGAALDTRIAELVELLDMKDIADRRTEGFSQGERMKVALARALVHGPRNVLLDEPTNGLDVMSTRAVRTLIRRLREQGHCIVFSSHVMQEVAALCDRIVVVARGRVVADGTPDELRARTGKENLEEAFVAIIGSDQGLML
- a CDS encoding alpha/beta hydrolase, with amino-acid sequence MRPREFRWLSVLLGALLSLSACSRGSGGESNRTLPLAPCRLEGVGRQALCGTLEVWEDRAAKQGRKVPLKVVVVPALASSPLSDPLVLLAGGPGQGAAKLAGQVMPLLERIQRQRDLVFVDQRGTGDSGPLECDPVPPTAPLTEQFDDTFHEKELRACLARYDADVRLYTTPIAMDDLDEVRAALGYDKLNLWGVSYGTRAALVYLRQHPEHVRTVILDGVAPMSLVLPLYVARDGQRSLDLLLTGCERDAACSHRYPDLRGRFTALLESLAREPLKTRVQHPLTGAPEEVILTRTAFVGALHSLLYQPETAAMLPLVVDRATQGDWGPFVALYVTMHGSLEKNMSQGMHLSVVCSEDAPLITEEAIVREARGSWMGERELRDTLRSCELWPRGSVPAGYRDPVTSDVPVLLMSGELDPVTPPQWAEDAKKTLSNSLHVVLPGVGHGTYTVGCARTLMSDFVTRGSVKGLEPKCRESLARPPFFTSFAGPVP